DNA sequence from the Marinilongibacter aquaticus genome:
TTTTGGATATGGACATGAAAATCGTGATTGATTTGGTCGATGGGCAATTGCAAGGAACCTCTCCGCAAGGCGATTTTATGCTCGAAGCCGGCGAAGGACAGGACGTATTCATCATTCCGTCGGTGGATGCCAAATTCACCTATAAATTCAAAGACAACGGCGAAGTGGATGAACTGCAGATTATATACAACGGATCGGAAGTAGTGGCCTATCCAGAAAAATAAAGCAAAAGCCCCGCAAATGCGGGGCTTTGAAATACTTCATCAATCTTGACGCACGCTGCTTCCGCCCGATAAATCCTTCTCCACATCAGGATCGCCCTTGTAACGCACTGAACTCGCTCCGCTCGCATCGACTTTCAGAAAATCGTCGACACTTATGTAAGCCTTGCTGGCTCCACTCAGTTCGAGATAAGCCTTATCTGCATAAGCCTCAAAAGCCCGTAAATGCGAAGCACCCGAAATTTCAGCCCTTACAATCTGACACGTTTTACTCAGAAATACATCAGACGCTCCCGACAAATCGAGCTCCAGTTCTTTCACTTCCATATTCAGATCGAGTTGTGAAGCCCCTGAAATTTCCGCATCAAAAGAACTCGCCAGAGGAAAACCCGAAATTTGGATTTCCGTTGCCCCAGAAGCATCGAGTTCCTTTATCTCCGGCATTTCAATATACAATTCCATTCGCTTTCTCGATTGGTGCCCAAAGAGGTTATCACGTCCATAATACACACGCAGCTTGCCGTTTTGTATGCGTACTTTTAGGTCGTCGATATCGCGAGAGGCTCCACTAGCAGTCAGGTGAAACTCATCGGATGGGTAAATCTGCACATGCATGGCCGAACCCACTTCTACTTCATCAAAAAAATCCAATACAAATTGTTTCTCGGTCAGCTCACCCGGTGCCACATCACCACCAAATTCGGTATAAATACAAGAACTAAGAGAGACCGCAAAAAAGATAAGAGTTAAAAGCTTTTTCATTTAAAATTTGTTACGTTGACAATAGGGACACCTCGCCCCTTTTTATCTAGACAACTGAAAAAGCCAATCCCCCTACTCTAATTTATTTTTTCCAAAAAGAAATGCCCATAGGGGTTTCTGCCTGCTGACTTGTCATATCAGAAGAGATGAATTATTTCATTTGAACAAGATTATTATGATCAACAAGAAGAATGTATGTTTGCGGTAAGGAGTTTACAGCGAAACATTTTGTCCGTGACAGAAGAAGAGCAATTGCAGGCCATTCGAAAAGGAGTAAAAGCGGTGTACGAAACTATTTTTCGTACACACTATACGTCTTTGTGCCGCTATGCCCTTTCTATGGTAAAAATGTCGGACAAGGCCGAAGACATCGTGCAACAGGTATTTGTAAACCTTTGGGAAAAACGAGAGCAAACCATTATCACGGGTTCGCTACGGAATTACCTTTTTCGGTCGGTGCACAACCAATGCCTGAATGCCCTAAAACACGATAAAGTAAAAGCACAATATCATGAATACAGCTCGTTTTTCGATACGAAATATACCAATGCGGTGGAAGAAGGCCTGCTCTCGCATGAGCTTGCTTGGAAAATCGAAGAAGCCCTAAACCAGTTGCCCCCCGAATGCGGAAGGGTTTTTAAAATGAGTCGGTTTGAAGAATTGAAATACAAGGAAATTGCAGAAAAATTAGGCATTTCAATCAAAACGGTGGAGAACCACATGGGCAAAGCACTGAAAATTTTGCGTGGGCATTTGGGCGAATATTTGGTGAGTATCTTACTCTTAATTTTTAGGTCATGAAAGAGGAAATTAGCGAAGAAATATTGGCAAGATATTTTGCGGAGGAAGCGAGTATAGAGGAACTCCAAAAGTTGAACGCTTGGCTGGAAAGCGACGTCGATCATGCCCGTGTACTGAGACAGTATCAACAAATTTGGGAAGCGAACGAAAAGAACAAATCTTTCCAACCGGATATAGAAAAAGCGTGGAGAAAGGTTGAAAAACGCATCGATGAAAAGAAAAAGCCCAATTGGATTTCTTGGGCCGCGGTGGTGGCGGGTATTCTGCTCATAAGCACCTACTATTTTGCCAATAAAGAGCCCGAATTGAGCTACTCTTCGATAAAAACGGAAAGGGCCCAGACAGAAAAAACATTGGCCGACGGCAGCAAAATCACCTTGAATTCCTTCAGCCTATTGGAATTCCCTGAAAGCTTTTCAGACGACGAAAGGCGGGTCAAATTAATTGGCGAAGCCTTTTTTGATATTGCCAAAAATCCCGACAAACCCTTTATAATTGAAGCAAACGGAACAGAAATAAAAGTATTGGGCACGGCTTTCAGTATTCTGGCCCGCGATGAAAATGTGCAAGTAAGCGTGCAATCGGGCACGGTGGAGTTTAAGAGTGTTTCGAAAGAAAAAGTGGTGCTGCACAAAGGCGACGAAGCCAAATACGAAAGTGCAAAGGCCAACATTCAGGTTTCGCACATCGAAGACCCCAATATCTTTGCTTACAAAACAAAGGTCTTTGAGTTCAACCAAGCACCGATAGAAAAGGTGGTTCAAACTTTGAATAAAGCCTATCAAACGTACATTCAACTTGAGGGCGATTCATGGAATGATTACCAGCTAACCACCAAATTCGAACACGAAGACTTGGACCAAGTGCTCGACATCGTCGCGACCACTTTAAATCTGGAGCTAAAGAAAGAAGAAAAATCCTTTGTGCTGACAAAAAAAACAGAAGAGCCGTAGGGGTAAATTGTTTTGCAAGTGTCATCTCATTGAAAACCGATTAAATGACCAAAAACACAAAATGAAAAAGCTATTTCTTCTTCTTTTCTTTCTAGCCCCAATGGCTCTTTTTGCCCAAAACAAGGCATTGGACGATAAAATAA
Encoded proteins:
- a CDS encoding head GIN domain-containing protein; the protein is MKKLLTLIFFAVSLSSCIYTEFGGDVAPGELTEKQFVLDFFDEVEVGSAMHVQIYPSDEFHLTASGASRDIDDLKVRIQNGKLRVYYGRDNLFGHQSRKRMELYIEMPEIKELDASGATEIQISGFPLASSFDAEISGASQLDLNMEVKELELDLSGASDVFLSKTCQIVRAEISGASHLRAFEAYADKAYLELSGASKAYISVDDFLKVDASGASSVRYKGDPDVEKDLSGGSSVRQD
- a CDS encoding RNA polymerase sigma-70 factor, yielding MTEEEQLQAIRKGVKAVYETIFRTHYTSLCRYALSMVKMSDKAEDIVQQVFVNLWEKREQTIITGSLRNYLFRSVHNQCLNALKHDKVKAQYHEYSSFFDTKYTNAVEEGLLSHELAWKIEEALNQLPPECGRVFKMSRFEELKYKEIAEKLGISIKTVENHMGKALKILRGHLGEYLVSILLLIFRS
- a CDS encoding FecR family protein, encoding MKEEISEEILARYFAEEASIEELQKLNAWLESDVDHARVLRQYQQIWEANEKNKSFQPDIEKAWRKVEKRIDEKKKPNWISWAAVVAGILLISTYYFANKEPELSYSSIKTERAQTEKTLADGSKITLNSFSLLEFPESFSDDERRVKLIGEAFFDIAKNPDKPFIIEANGTEIKVLGTAFSILARDENVQVSVQSGTVEFKSVSKEKVVLHKGDEAKYESAKANIQVSHIEDPNIFAYKTKVFEFNQAPIEKVVQTLNKAYQTYIQLEGDSWNDYQLTTKFEHEDLDQVLDIVATTLNLELKKEEKSFVLTKKTEEP